TTATTTTTTCCGCATCTTTTTCAATATCGTAGCCTATTACGGATCCACCTCCTGACGTGGGCCTTATAATGCCACATATCATTCTTATGGTAGTGGATTTTCCAGAACCGTTAGGCCCTAAAAGTCCAAAAATTTTGCCCGTCGGTACTTTTATAGAGAGGTTATCCACGGCCACGATATTGCCAAAACGCTTTGTGAGATTTTCCAGCTCGATTACGTACTCCACTTTAACACCTCTCTCAAATCCTGACATCAGCGAGCATACCCGGCTTTAGATCTTTGATGTGATCCATAATCTGTACCTTTACCTCGTGGACCACATCTTCTTTTGATGATCGTGTAACGGCATTTTTAGGGGTAAATTCCCCTTCAGGAGAAATAAAAATAACTTTGCCTGTCACATAGCCTTTCAAGAAGTCCACTTTCACGTAAACCTTTTCATTTAGCGAAACTTTATAAAGTTCCTTTTCAGGCACGTATATTTTGACCCATAGATCCCCGAGGTCCGACAGCTGCGCTACGATTCCTCCCGACGCAACTACTTCTCCTCTATTTAAATATACGCCTGTTATAGTGCCGTCCATCGGAGCCGTTATAATGCCCTTTTCCACCGCTAAATTTGCAAGAGAGTACGCTGCCTGAGCCTGTTCCAAATTGAGTTTTGCTGCATCTAACTCTGCTCCATTTGTATTTTTTACCCTATCATACTTCAATTGCGCTATGTCCAATGCCGCCTTTGCAGCCTTTGCCTGCTCTTGATACTGCTTCACATCCAGTTGAGCAATTTTCTCGCCTTTTTTCACCTCATCGCCTTCTTTGACGTAAACATCCGTTATACGCCCGGCAATTTCAGACTGTATATTTACTTCAGTGGCCTCAATTGTCCCCGTGTAAATACGATTGCTCTGTTTTTCACCAGAACATGCGGAAAAAATTAATACGCTAAATATTAAAAGCAGGCCCAAATAAAAACGCTTCAAACCTCAATCTCCTCCCTTTCTTTTCTTAGCAATAGACTCTGCTATTTGAAGGATATAGTCCTCAAACTGATCTTTTAAATCCCCCCTCTTAAGGGCGAATTCTACTGTAGCCTTTAAAAAGCCTAATTTATCGCCTATATCGTACCTTTTTCCCTCAAAGTTGTACGCGTAAATACTCTCGTACCTCAACAATTCTTTCAGCGCATCTGTAAGCTGTATTTCCCCTCCAGCGCCTGGCTTTAAATTCTCCAGTATATCAAATATCCTCGGCGTTATTATGTATCTGCCCAATATGGCCATGCGGGAAGGGGCTGTTTCTTTTTTAGGCTTTTCCACCAGGTCTTTAACCTTAAAAAGGTTTTTTTCTACACGCTGGCAATCCACTATGCCGTATTTGCTCACATCTTCATAAGGCACCTCCTGGACTCCGATAATAGAACAGCGGTATTTTTCATACTGTTCTATCATCTGCTTTAAAACAGGCTTTTTAGAATCGACCACATCATCTCCTAACAGCACAGCAAAAGGCTCGTTGCCCACAAAAGCTCGGGCGCAGTATACAGCATGGCCTAAACCCTTGGCTTCTTTTTGCCTTATGTAATGTATATTCACCATGTTGGTTATATCTTCTATGAGGTTTAAAAGTTCCTCCTGCCCCTTCTTTTTAAGCTCCAATTCTAGCTCCACTGATTTATCAAAATGGTCTTCAATGGATCTCTTGTTTCTACCTGTGATTATAAGGATGTCTTCAACTCCAGAACTAATCGCTTCCTCCACGATGTACTGTATAGTGGGTTTGTCTACTATGGGCAACATTTCTTTGGGTTGCGCCTTTGTAGCTGGCAGAAATCTGGTTCCCAATCCTGCCGCAGGTATTATCGCCTTTTTAATCAACGCCTTCTCCTCCTTTACCC
The genomic region above belongs to Caldanaerobius polysaccharolyticus DSM 13641 and contains:
- the galU gene encoding UTP--glucose-1-phosphate uridylyltransferase GalU, yielding MIKKAIIPAAGLGTRFLPATKAQPKEMLPIVDKPTIQYIVEEAISSGVEDILIITGRNKRSIEDHFDKSVELELELKKKGQEELLNLIEDITNMVNIHYIRQKEAKGLGHAVYCARAFVGNEPFAVLLGDDVVDSKKPVLKQMIEQYEKYRCSIIGVQEVPYEDVSKYGIVDCQRVEKNLFKVKDLVEKPKKETAPSRMAILGRYIITPRIFDILENLKPGAGGEIQLTDALKELLRYESIYAYNFEGKRYDIGDKLGFLKATVEFALKRGDLKDQFEDYILQIAESIAKKRKGGD
- a CDS encoding efflux RND transporter periplasmic adaptor subunit; translation: MKRFYLGLLLIFSVLIFSACSGEKQSNRIYTGTIEATEVNIQSEIAGRITDVYVKEGDEVKKGEKIAQLDVKQYQEQAKAAKAALDIAQLKYDRVKNTNGAELDAAKLNLEQAQAAYSLANLAVEKGIITAPMDGTITGVYLNRGEVVASGGIVAQLSDLGDLWVKIYVPEKELYKVSLNEKVYVKVDFLKGYVTGKVIFISPEGEFTPKNAVTRSSKEDVVHEVKVQIMDHIKDLKPGMLADVRI